Within the Dehalococcoidia bacterium genome, the region GACTATTTCTTCGAGAAGTGCGGGCACCCCCTGGCCGGTTTTGGCGCTGATGGAAAGCACGCTCTCTGCATCGTACCCCAGCACGCTGTCGATCTCATCGAGGACGCGATCGACTTCAGCGCCCGGCAGATCAATTTTGTTCAGGACCGGGATCACCTCCAGGTTACGTTCCATCGCCACATAGATGTGCGCCAGGGTTTGTGCCTGGATTCCCTGCGTGGCATCGACGACCAGCACCGCTCCTTCACAAGCAGCCAACGTGCGGGAGACTTCGTAGGAAAAGTCCACATGGCCGGGCGTATCGATGAGGTTGAGCCGATAAGTTTTGCCATCCTTGGCTGTGTAGTTGAGGCGAATGGCTTTGGCCTTGATGGTAATACCGCGTTCTCGCTCCAGGTCCATGCTGTCCATCACCTGCTCCCGGATTTCCTCGTTACGCATGGCGCCGGTGATCCCGATCAGGCGATCGGCTAAAGTTGATTTCCCATGATCAATATGAGCAATGATGCAGAAGTTTCTCGTTAAAGCTTGATCCATAAATCCTCACAGTCCTACCTATTCCGGCAGAAACCGCCAGAAGACCTCATTTCCCAAAAGACGTCCGCGCCTCGTCAGGCGAAAGCCATCGTCGCTGATTTCCAGAAGGCCCGAATCGACCGTCTCCTCAATCTGACGGCCGAATCGGCTGAGCACGTCAACCCCGAATCGTTCTCGCATATCGTCAAACCGGACGCCCTCGCTCAACCGCAGTCCCATGGCAATCGCCTCCCAGATGCCAATTGCCGGAGTGATCTCTTCATCCGTTTCGGGTCGGTAACGCTCCCCCAGCCGAAACACCTTCAGATATGCGTCCAGATCATTGGTATTGGCAAAACGGTGGCCATCCAGATAGGAGTGAGCGGCAACGCCGATTCCCAGATACGACATGCATCGCCAGTATACCATGTTGTGTCGGCACTCTGCACCCTCCCTGGCCCAGTTCGATATCTCATAGTGAACGTAGCCCTCCGATGCCAGATAGTCCTGGGCGGCTTCATACTGTTCGGCGGCATGATCAGGATTAGTTGGCGGCAGCTCTCCTTTCTGAATCGCCCGGGTCAGAGGCACGTCGCCTTCAAGCGTGAGAGGGTAGAGAGAAAGATGCTCCGGCCCAAGACGAACCGATTCCTTGAGCACGTCCATCCACCTGCCCAACGGTTGGCCGGGTACCCCGTATATCAGATCGAGGCTCACGTTGGTAAATCCGGCCTTCCGGGCAAACTGAACCGACTCGATTGCCTGGGCTGCAGAATGAATACGACCCAGTCGAACCAGGGTCTCGTCATCCAGGCTCTGAACACCGAGGCTCAAGCGATTGACTGAGAGTTTTCTAAGAGCCCTCAGATGATCTTCATCAACAGTGCCGGGATTGGCCTCCAATGTTATTTCCGCCGATCCCTCCACATGGAAGAGTGCCCGTATTCTGGCCATGATCCGACCCAGCAGGTCAGGAGAAAGCAAACTTGGTGTTCCTCCTCCAAAGAAGATGCTCCCAAGGCGTTCCCCTCTGGCGCGCTGGGATAATTCTTCTTCCACGGCATCAACATAGGCGGGAATATCGGCGTTGCGCCCGGCAAAGGACACAAACGAACAGTAGGAGCACCGGCTTTGACAAAAGGGGAGATGAATATAGAGCGCAGTGTTCTCGATCACTGGAGTCGGCTGCTGGAGAAGTTGGGTTCGATTTTCGATGCCCTAAGTATACCAGAAGCTGTTCCGAAAAGATTGTTCTGTGATTTCTCATACCAGCAGGCTCATTCCCCCAAATCCAGTCCAAGGTCTGATATGATAACCTTTAAGGAGACCGAAATGAAATTCAATGCCAGCACTGAAATTGACGCTACTCCAGACAAGGCATGGGCACTGGTCAGCAATTTCGAAGAATGGCCTCAGTGGATACCACAGCTGAAGAAAGTTGCCAAGGTTTCCGATGGGCCGATCGGAGTCGGATCGCAGCTTTTGATTGTTGCCAGGTTCATCATTACGGTTAAATTGTTGATGACTATAACCAAGTTCGTCCCGGGGCAAATCGTGGTAATGGAAGGAAAGGTGCTGGGGACCAGGATGACGCGCTACTATTCCCTGGAGCCAGTCGGTCAAAGAGCAAAGCTCGACGCAGGCGGCAATGTGTCTGGGCCACTGTCGTTCATGGTTCGGCACGGCGGACAGAAGCTGTCGGAGACGATCGCCCAGGCGCTAAAAGAGCGGATAGAAACCCTGATCCGAAGCGGGGCAGACGCCTGAACAACCGCCGCTCAGCCCCTGTAAATCCGCTCATTTGACAGATGACGAGTTTGGAGAGTAGGATTCAATCTATAAGTGAGAGCTAGATGGACATCTGATGCAGGCTGAGTTGATCTATAACCCTTACGCCGGACAAGTGGTCGTCAGGCGAGAAATGGAGGACGTGATCGCCCTCTTAAAGCAAAGGGGATGGGTTGTTAGTCTGTCGGAGACCCACCGGCCGATGGAAGCAGCCCAACTAGCCAGCGATGCGGTGAAACGCGGTGCAAAAGTGGTTATCGCCGCCGGTGGCGATGGCACGGTCAATGAAGTCGGCAGCGGGTTGGTGGGCACTGATGTGGCACTGGGGGTACTCCCCCTAGGAACGACCAATGTCTGGGCCATGCAGATGCATATCCCCACCTTGAATCCAATGCGACCCGGCACCAGGGTGGCCAAAATGGTGGCGGGCCTGGAG harbors:
- the hemW gene encoding radical SAM family heme chaperone HemW, yielding MIENTALYIHLPFCQSRCSYCSFVSFAGRNADIPAYVDAVEEELSQRARGERLGSIFFGGGTPSLLSPDLLGRIMARIRALFHVEGSAEITLEANPGTVDEDHLRALRKLSVNRLSLGVQSLDDETLVRLGRIHSAAQAIESVQFARKAGFTNVSLDLIYGVPGQPLGRWMDVLKESVRLGPEHLSLYPLTLEGDVPLTRAIQKGELPPTNPDHAAEQYEAAQDYLASEGYVHYEISNWAREGAECRHNMVYWRCMSYLGIGVAAHSYLDGHRFANTNDLDAYLKVFRLGERYRPETDEEITPAIGIWEAIAMGLRLSEGVRFDDMRERFGVDVLSRFGRQIEETVDSGLLEISDDGFRLTRRGRLLGNEVFWRFLPE
- a CDS encoding SRPBCC family protein, whose amino-acid sequence is MKFNASTEIDATPDKAWALVSNFEEWPQWIPQLKKVAKVSDGPIGVGSQLLIVARFIITVKLLMTITKFVPGQIVVMEGKVLGTRMTRYYSLEPVGQRAKLDAGGNVSGPLSFMVRHGGQKLSETIAQALKERIETLIRSGADA